The DNA region GCCGAGCGCATCCTGGTGTCCGTGCAGCCGCGCGTCTTTCCCGAGATCAGCGAGTGGCTCGCCCAGGAAAGTGCCGGGTACATCAGCACGATGGCGGGGGTCAGCACTGCCACCCTCACCCGCCGCCTGGGAACGAGACGCGTCGTGCGGGTCATGCCGAACCTCGCCGCCACCATCGGCCGCAGCCAGACCGCCATCACCGCCCCCCGTGAGGCCGAGGACGCCGGAGACCTTGCCTTCGCCCGCAGCCTCTTCGGCTCGGTCGGCGACGCCTATGACCTCCCCGAACACCTCTTCAACGCCTTCACCGGCATGAGCGCCTCGGGCCCCGCCTACGCCGCCGTCGTCGCCGAGGCACTTGCGGACGGCGGCGTCCGCATGGGCCTGCCCCGCCCCCTCGCCCACGAACTCGCCGCCAAGCTCCTCGTCGCCAGCGGTGAACTCTTGCAACAACGCGCCCACCCCGGCCTCCTCAAGGACGAGGTGTCAAGCCCCGGCGGCACGACCATCGCCGGGCTGGAGGCGCTGGAGGTGGCGGGAGTGCGCGGCGCGTTCATGCGCGCGGTCGTGGCGGCGACGCGGCGGGGAAGCGAATTGGGGAAGGACCAGGAGTAGGGTGTTCTTGCCCCTCCCCCCTTGTGGGGGAGGCTGGGACTGGCACAGCTCCGCAGGAGAGGGGGGGAACGCGAGCGTCCACCCACGCGGCGGAAAGACGACCGCCAGG from Deinococcus aetherius includes:
- the proC gene encoding pyrroline-5-carboxylate reductase → MRLAIVGVGKLGLALLEGVTSRGVLRPADIGLLDANASRAADLASRTGARLVTASDLAGAERILVSVQPRVFPEISEWLAQESAGYISTMAGVSTATLTRRLGTRRVVRVMPNLAATIGRSQTAITAPREAEDAGDLAFARSLFGSVGDAYDLPEHLFNAFTGMSASGPAYAAVVAEALADGGVRMGLPRPLAHELAAKLLVASGELLQQRAHPGLLKDEVSSPGGTTIAGLEALEVAGVRGAFMRAVVAATRRGSELGKDQE